The sequence TCACCTTGACATTTACTGGAAATTTGAAAGACTAAATTTCATTTTACCttgcacaaaaaataaaaaatatagaagcTGTCCCTGGaagcaatttattttttaaatgttctaAATGATAACATTCTGTCTGTGCATTTGTCCCAAATTATGGATTTATAACAATCTGGATTAAATTTACCCAGGTACATTACGGTTAAATTTTCCAAAGTAGGTCTTATGGTATAAAATCTTAATGTTGAGACTTCCAGTTTGTGCATTAATGCAATGAATTGTTTAAGATGGAACTTAATGATTCAATATGGTTTGAAAACAGTTGTGTTAGTATTTGATGAAATCATCTTCCATTTAATCTGTTGTCTTATTGTCATATTTTTCTGCAGTCTTTATCAGAATAGTGTACAACAGATAGAAACAAATTCCTATCATGGGTTTTATATATACTGTGAATTAGGATAGACGTATAactagatttttattttgtttctgacCACGACTAAACTCATAGATTGACTTTCTTAAGCTGTTCAAATCTGTCTTTTTTATGCTGGTCATTTGAGTACAAACATGCTTGCCTACTGTTGCTTTCACCACAGAATCTTGTGAACCACACTTTTTAACCCAGTTTTATCCCCTGAAAGTCCATGTCATTTCTGTGACTACTATGTGAATCAAGTTCTTGTGTTAATAGCACTAATATACTTTAGTAAATTAATATATGATGAAAAGTGGTCTCATACTGGATGATCAAGTTATTGTCTGATCTTATCTGGTAATATGTCTTTGAACTGGTATAATCATTAAAAGGCTTTCTGTGGtttaccttttttctttgtatataGTCTTTTCTTGTTATGGTGACATCTGTAGAACTTTTCTTTCAGGGTCGATACGAGATTATTTCTCTGTCAGGATCCTTTTTGCTTTCTGAAAATAATGGCGGCCGCAGCAGAACTGGTGGTTTAAGTGTGTCGCTGGCAGGGCCTGATGGCCGAGTTTTGGGTGGTGGAGTTGCAGGTATGCTGATGGCAGCATCACCTGTGCAGGTATTACTCTGCTGGTATTTCCTTTTGTGCGTGTTGATTATATATCATATGAACTTTCTGCAcattttggaaattttcaaatGCAAGACACCTTTTAACTAACTGGAGTTGGTTGAGAATTTACAAATGCATTACATCATCATAGTTGTAACTAGAATTTTCGATGCTCTACCAGGTTATCGTTGGTAGCTTTGTTGCGGAAGGCAAAAGATCAAACTCCAATATTCTAAAATCTGGACCTTCTGCTGCGGCATCCCAGATGTTAAACTTTGGTGCACCAATGGTTGCGGGCAGCCCACCATCACAAGGGGGCTCCAGTGAATCATCCGATGAGGATAGGAGTAGCCCTCTTAATCGGGGCCCTCCTTCACTCTACGCTAATCCTACTCAACCAATTCATATGCAGATGTATCAAATATGGACTGGTCAGACTCAACAATGAAGAAAGACGCTTCGGAATTAAACAAACATACAAGGTGAATTTGGGGTATTGACTGGGTGATTGTCCTGCACCAATGTCTCGGCCTAGTGCATACAATCGCatagagagtgagagagaggtCAATTCCAAATGCTAACATGCATTATCCAAACAGCAGTTAGAAAGTTTATCCTAGTTCTTTCTAGAtaatgaggttttttttttttttttttttttcttttcactccCATATGATTTCAAACGCAGCTACTGTTGAGATTTAGATCCTTTCCTTGTTTTCCCTCTCCTTATTTTTACTTGAGCTTTTAATCCAAATTATTCATCTCTTTCTCACATACAAATTAATGCTGTCTAATTTAACCCAAATAATTGCCACGGAAGGGGTAATACAGAAGATGAATGCatactattggaaattacaggtTGCTTATCACATAACCAAAATGACccaaatttcaaataatttgtCCTTTTTTAGATTTGGCAGGATTATAGACCATGACCTACAAATGGATTGAGTGAAAACCAAAGTATTCCTGGTGCACAATCTAATTCAAACACATTAAGTGGAGGAAAAGTGGAATTTGGCCATCAAAATAAGGAAGAACTTAGATTGGGTCCCGCAGTATATTGACAAGAATGGATGGAGCtaagtttatttatgagattggtTTGGTgaaaaaacatttaataaatttaggcTAATGAGATTGGTTTGGTgaaaaaacatttaataaatataggcTAATTGGTAGCGTGGCTTAACAGTTTAAACACAGTTATTGACAATGAAatctaaaagagaaaaaaaaaaattttgaaaaagaaaaaaaaaaaaaaaaaaaaaaaaaaggctgataAAACGCGGTTTATACTCCAAAAGCCAAACCCAATTTGTGTCACCCACAAGGCGTTGACAGTCAAAAGGCTTGCAAAAACTGCATGATCCCACTCTCACATTGGCATTAACGCAGACATATAATTGACAACTCAAATATGAAAATCTTTGGACGGCAACATTAAAACTATATTGTTTCTTGGTTCAATgtacttattttctttttttcttgttgttgattttttacCTAATTGATTTGATTATTGAGGCATGCTAACAATAATTTTCTTAGTGCCATGGATTAGTTGGGGTTATTTGTTCTTCTTGGGTTTACATCTATAAGAAACATATTGATGTAGCAaacagacttttttttttttttttttttcttcttcttcttttttgtataactttcttaattaataagttatatatattcttaaaggAAAACAAGGTAAAACAAAAGAGTTAAAACAGAATTACAATTAATTATCTCATTCTCATTGTTGTTAAGCATTCATTTCAATGAATCCGGCTGTCCCTAGAGACTcctccatcttttttttttttttttaatttattttagctTTGTGATATTAGGGAAAATCTACATtatctagaatgaaaataataataataataataataataataaaacaataaaatctaAATGCCAGAGTTCCTTATTCTGCTTGCTCTCCATTCACAAttccaaaattacaaaatggGGTTTTGCAAAATGCGTGTCATTAAACTTGAAGATATTCAAAACCGTGTTCTGTATCTTACTACAAACAACTATTCTaactttatttaaaagaaaagtatTTGGCCGTTCGCCAATAAATTAAACCTTTTATTTGGTCGTTTATATtaaacctttattttattttattttattttacttatataaaTTAACTCCACGTTACCTAGAAAAGACAAAATTTGTCATTTCTCTACCTCTTGTATACATATAACAAccacaaaaatcaaaatcattataACATCTTCTCACATGGGCTTCTGATTTACAATTCTTTAATCCCATTAtcctaattataatattttcataaaaaaataatatcacatCGTTGTCAGAGCGGAGCATACAAGAATGTAACACGGAAAATGAGTAATATCCAAACTTCAACGCGGCTCCATGTGTAAAAATATTACTGGCTGATTACTGAGTCCCACTAAACATACGCTCCCACgtaaccctctctctctctctctctctctctctctctctctctctctctctctctagtcgGTCCATCACATTCCAATTCCTACCAACAAAAACTCCAACGgctcttttttttgggtgcctGAAAATCcttaaattacaaaatacaTCACCACCATTCTCTGCCAAACCCATATATAATaccaacaaaatatatacacaaaaatccatatctttttcttttccatattcaatctctttctctctctacccGTTAGCTGGCCTGTTCAATCCCAGTTCGTGATGCTCTCTCTCCAACGTTTCCTTCCCTTTCACTTCAAAACCAGCAAATCCTACAACCACATATAATCATAACACAGACCCCATAAATCTCTTTCTCTCCCTATATATTAGATACATTTATCTAACTTCCCATAATCTCGTTGAAGCTCTTAGCTTTGTTCTTGGTAATGGATTGCTTGGTGTTGCCGGTTTCTGTATTGAGAAAGAGGTACATGGGTTCGAGGCTAGGCTACAGGGCTCTAAGAGAAGATGGGTTTGGTGGTGGGGTGGAAAATCCGGTGACTGTTGTGGTTGGGAAAGAGAAAAGGGAGTTCTTGGTTGACCCTTTTGTGTTGGAAGAGAACCCATTTAGGATTTTGATCCAGGCAATggataataagaagaagaagaagaagaagaagaagaaggagatgaTCAAATGCGTTGGCAATGGTGGTGGGAAGAAAAAAGTGGTTTTTGTGGATGTGGATGCGATTCTGTTCGAGCACATGTTGTGGTTGATGTATAATGATTGTTCTTCTTTGTTTCAGCTAAATCTTATGGAGATCATTGATTTCTATGCTCAAGATAATTAGAGATCAGAAAAGAGGTAAAATATAATCAGAGGAAAATACAGAGGTACTCTGTTTTACTGatttgatggtttttttttttttttttttttttttgttttttccttgttACTGTAAAGGAACAGATTATGTTTCTGTTCAATAACTCActaaattatacaaatatatttattaataaatacataaattaacTCCTTTTACTATCCAAATTTGATTTCCTTGTtcctttttattcatttttcatcATCATATTGAGTTTACCATCATAATGCTAGCAATTTGGTGGGTAtaatttgcttaatttatgATTTGCTCTGCTTGAGGATTCTAGTTATCTGCATGTAAGAACATCCTTAAATTGATggtctttttctatatatatatttcttaaattgatggtctttttctatatatatattttatgaaacaatatatatatatatatatatatatatatatatatatatatatatttaagttgaATTCTCGTTAAGTTTGAAAGCATACTTTAACAAGGATGTCATTctgaaaaattaaaacaaaattctaaaaagtggttaatttaaaaatgaatatttcaGTCAATAAGAATATCTTTTTGAAAATAACCATTAGTTTTGTACTTTTAAATACTtgaaggttttattttttaattttttttttttaaagaaaagatatTACATGTATAGGCAAACCTACATGAGAATgctcataattttaaaatcaaattttattattagatattaaattatatcaataattaaaatttaaaatttaaaattgatcaaatataaatttaatgacatattaaaattctatttaaaaaaattaattttatggaaatttgattattaataaatataaggattaaaaaaaatttaatattaatcttgatattattaattttaatattaaaattctaatttcaacataatcatatatatatatacatatatataatattataatgtcTCACGTTGAAGATGGGTGATAAAATTTGGCACATCAACCTACCGTCATGAGCTTTTctatgttaattattttttaggctGATGTCTCgcaattttcattaataatctATATTTTTGCTGCTCACTCATCTCTGTTGATTTTCAATCTCTcacaaatacaataaaaaagttTGATTTATGCCGCTAACTAATTCCATGTGCTGAATTTAATTGAATCaacaaattaaagattaaaaaggaGAGGAGAGGAGAAATAGTAGATGAGAAATAAAGTTGAAAATCACCCTAAGCcgttttatttagaaaattttccaacacaaTTGATTTGATGGCCCTCACTTATTGTTTTTCTAATGCAAATCAACATTGCAAAAcctcattcaaaattttgaaaacgttAATTTTGCATTATCCACTTGCCATCTCAGTTGAGATTATTAACCATAATACTCGATGGTACTGGTGCATTGCAAATTAAGCCAAGTTTCTTTTGGTATAtaacttaaaaattaatttcttctagcataagcaaattttttttttttcaaattaaataggTTTACAAAATAGGAACAATCATCTCAGATTTTGCCTAAGTAATTTTGAGATTAGGACTTTGAAATGCCTCTTTATATTCTTGAAATGAGATGAATATTTTGCTATGTCAGAAAATACactatttaccaaaaatttgTCAGAAATTACACTGGACTTATATCGCCCTAAAATTCTTTGCtataattttagttttgtttataTTACACATACTTGAACTAATTCTAAAGCCTCCAcaagattaatttatttatatatatatatatatatatataaatataaatacttatATAAGGTGGGTGTATACAgtttttttagacgcatttatAAACCCGAAAACACTACACCTTACAGCACAATGAAAGATGGTATTGCCTTtatgttttgttaaaaaaaaaaagaacaaaaaaaataaaaaggagtgTATTAAGTTCAAATGTCACTGCAAATAGAATTTTCCTTTTGAATAAAAGTTGGGCCCGTAATAGTATCCACGAAATTTACTAATTAGTTTGAGCTGACCTTGAGCCGGCCTTGGAGTTTTGCACTTCCTAATGGAAGCTTCCAATGAGAATGAGTTTAAAAGAAGAAAgtaaatttttgttaatttcaattttgtgtTTCTCGACAATGAAGTAAATtgttataataatttctataaTCATAGATAAGCAATATTGTGTGGAAAAGCTTAATTTATGGAATTCATTAAAGTAACCTTAATTTCAAGCTTTGGTTGCATTTTGAGACCTatttaagagagagagaagggaaaaataaaacagaGTTGAAGATGAAAAGCTaaaaatgaatttgaatattGTTTTGAAACTATACAACTAAATAATGCCACTACACAGTTAGTAATAGAGGCTTTTATATAGTCGACGGAGATAactcaatttatttttctaaatagaataacattatatatatatatatatatatttaataaaagtcTTAAATGATAAGCACATTCATGTTGCAAAGATTTTATATGCTTTAGTTTTATGGAATTAAACTTGATCCTAATCACTTTCCTTAATTCCTGATTCCGGATTGagttattaatttcttaattttaatttattatacgaAATTAGTTTGGTGCTGAATTGATATGATTGCGTGAACAGATTCAATGGAATGGATCGGGCTTAATTAGTCAGTCAAAGGGCTTTTGCTTTATTAaatctttttatataaataggttacttataaattaattatgtagtaaACAGAATTGTAtgatatcaaaatataaagaGTAAGGTACGGAACTATAAATTGATCTGTTAATTAGTAACTTGCATTTCAATTTTGGCAATGATAAACGGAAACGaaacgaaaataaaaattgatatgtaACAACTTATACTGGTGAGACCGATTTGATCATGCAATTGAGTTTTTTTGGGCTTCTGTTGACCCAGATCACCTACAATAGTTCAGATTCTGTTTGGAATAATATTTCTGCTAATTCATTTAATTaactatcaatatatatatatatatattagagatttaggaattaaaaaaaaaatgataacacacattttattattttaaacttttagaaGAAGTGGTACTTCAACTTAGTACTAATGATCCAACAGAtcctgaaaaacaaaataatacatgcaagatccaaaaaaaagttcaaaaagagGTGTATTTATATATGAGGAGGAGGTGTTAgagaaataatataaaagaaataatagttCATGTTCCTTTAGCTTAAATTTTTAGGAGAAATGATAATTCAACTGaatcaaatattttactatTAGTCCATGATAGTTCATCTTTAATTagcttaaatttttagaaaaaataatgattaaactacattagatattttattactaatccttgaatcacatcaaaatttaattattgaccaaattaatataaatttaaaaaatattaaagtttatttttaggctaaaattttaatgtttaattattGAATAAGAGCTTactatcattttatatatatatatataatgatgataAGAGCTTactatcattatatatatatatatatatataaaaagagaaaaagtacAGCATCATAATATGTATGCAGTTAAATAATTGCTTTTCATGATTCATGAAAATagtgcttttttaaaaaatgcaactttcttcttcttcttcttcttttttttttttttttttttggcattaaaCTAGAATTTTatcgaaaacaaattaaaaaccagCACAAAAAAACCTAGATTAGGAGgcttctacaaatatattctctGAGTTATGTTAATGACCACTATTTATCGCACTCATTCTTATGCTGACTCTAGATTGATACGATACTCCTTTATAAGAACTACAAAGTagaaaattttgcaaaacaatTGATTTGATGGTCCTCATTTCTGTTTTActattttgaaaagtttaatttttcattatccACATGCCGtctcaattaagtttaataAGTTTAATAATTGATGGTACAGGTGCATTGCAAAAAATTAAGCCAAGTTTCTCTTGATATATAGCTTAAATTCATTTCTTCTAGCATAagctacttttttattttccaataaaataGCCTTTCAAAATAGGAACAAACAATTCAGTTTTGCCTAATTAATTTTGAGATTAGGACTTTGAAATGCCTCTTTATatcctttaaatatatatatatatatatatattaatttactaTGTCACCAGTTACATTGGACAGATAAACCACCCTAAAATTCTTTCCTAATTCTAAAGAATTTCAGTTCTGGTTAAATCCACATAATTAACCTAATTCTAGGGTCTCcacaaaattgaattttatatttctaagcataaatatatatatatatatatatatatattatgtgcatTTGGAAGGCCATAACACTAGATCTTACCGCACAAAGTCCTGCTCAATTTTGTTGCACGGTCGCTCTTTTTACTCTTTGTATATTAACTTTATTCACACCCCTTGAAGAtggttttggttttatttttcgAAAACGAAAAAGAACGTAACATGTATAAAGTTCAAATGGTAAAAgcaaatagaatttatttttgaaaataacttGGGCCAAACCCAATATTGTGTCCACAAAATTGGCAAGGCAAACTTAATTTGTATGGGCTGATATTGATCCGCCCTTGGACTTTTGCACTTTAGATGAAATGTGAGTttaaaagagagaaattttttgCTTAAGTTTCAATTTGTGTTTCTTGACGATGAAGTATATTGTTAGAACTTAGAATAATATTTATGATCATATGTGTGGAACATTTATGATCATATGTGTGGCAAACAAGCTTGATTTATGGAATTCATTAAAGCATTGCACGTTAATCTCAAGTTTTGGCCGCATTTCAAGACCTCGTGGGGGGGGTGTGAAACTCGAAATTGAAGATGGACTTCAAGATTGTCTTTAATGCATAGACTGCCACTTATACACActtaaattgtatattattatatattcattaccccaaaataaacgaaaaaaagccatgtatatttttttatagagaGGTAActcaatttgtttaaaaaaaaaaaattaaaattataagcGCAATATtcatgttataaaaaaaaaaaatgtaaatgcttttattttatggaattaAACTTGATCCCGGTCACTTTCCCTTATAAATTCCTGATTCGGGATCGGAGTTATTAATTTCtcgattttaatttattatacgaCATGAGTTTGGTGCTGAATTGATATGATTGCGTGGAAAGATTTATTGAGTTGAGTTCAATTCAAACTCTGACGGTGGATTGGACTGCGCTTTAATTAGTCAGTCAAAGAGTTTTTgtcttattaaatatttttatataaatatattagttaaGTTAATATAATCACATGTAAAGCAGAACTGTAATAAAATGCCAGATATTCTGGATTTGATTCATGATGATTCATgaaaatatatactatatatatatatatatatatattcctctaACTGCTGATatcaactaaaattttaataccaaacctatatatatatatatatatatataaagttttataaATCAGAATAGTCTAGtggtaaaattaatattttttctaataaaagcTTAACGTTTgaatttttccattaaaaaaaaagaaaaaggttttggtattttatttgcTAGTGACAAAATCATTACTTTTAACAaaggtaaaattttaaatcctctcatgaaaaaacaaaataaagatatattaaaaaaattgatatgttaATTAAGTTCAGTGAAGAGCTCTAACCAGCATTTTCTCTGTGTCAATTATTATAtctacatgcatatatattatggGGTTTTTTTATGGGGTGGGTGTGTGCACATTAAAAGGTTAGCAGATATACAAATTAAGTAGAAAGCTTTCCGCCACAATTAAGCATATGCTAACCTCTAATCAATAACATTAATCACATTCTATATTAATTTTGGAGTTGACTCAAGCTCAATCTATACATAAAGAAATGCACCTTATCACTGTTTCGGAAAgtcaaaaatacattttaatgttTAGATCTACATACCGTAAGCATTTGATCATAGTTAATTATGCAGATTCTAtctgtgtttttgttttgttttatttctttgttctttttttttttttttttttaaacataagtttAGGACAAGATTTTAAATATCGAAATTTTCCTTGAAATTTCAGCTTTTTAAAAGGGTCAAAAGGAAATTTAAGTTCTAAATGAAAACAAATAGAATTTCTATAATAaccatcaaaatttttgaaattttataactttcatgaaaattttccaaaaaatgttCATGtcaaatccttaacaatttgacaaaaaaattcataatatccattaaaatttcagaaatttctatgtaaatgtttaaaatttctataaaaattttgaaaatatctatgaaatttttaaaaactttattataaAAAAGCAACAATATTATTggtatttagtaaattattttaccaaattaactttagtgatatatatatatatatatatatattacattttaattgtcttttaagtatttaataatataaatacaacGGAatgaattaaattcaataacctTGATAGGttctattcattgataatatatgtatatatacttgctatatattttgtataagatggatTCGTTAGAATCCCATAATTATAAgttcataattaattatataaaaatagaaaataataacataaaataataacatgcaaatacaatattatataaaattggtatttatatcatttaaattaataaaattaagcaaataaaaataacaaaatgattgaatatattatactaaacatcaaGGACAACTATATTTAACACAAGATCCTTAtagttaacatattaataattatatgaaaatttattaaggagacacatcttttaataattaattttcatatttcacattttaaaatgagaatgaggaaaaaaccaataatttttaatgagatcatatttatgaaatataatgtaattgtcataattgttttattttaataataaataatcttatcaaatatataccttttcttgtatttttatcaataaaaatttatttataacagTTAccacttattataaattaaattggttaagaggaatataatatttatttaatatttttataatttttataattaatttgataattgattaattaaataaattaatgctaaagtttcaataaaaaaaatttattttctaaataaattattatcaattgttttaaatttttatcaatatttaatattttttatattttgaatctttaatatttttatatataccaaaattttaaactttaatttaaaatatatatctttgaaGACAGCAAAGAATATAGATAATGTTGCTCATTATGACAATCTGGAGCTTGCAAAGACTACTTCTGTATGcatttgttataatttaatatattgaatgaaaaataaagcgaagataaataaattaataaataaaaaacgcATGGCGGTCACAGattaagaaaaacaatgaaagcaGCCTGACAACGGAAAGCCGTAGTACTTTGTATCATCATTGTTGCCTCCATCAAAGAAACTAAACAGCTCTTGGAGAATATAGTAACATTtgattgttgtatttatttaataaaaagattGAAACATACATATCTAAATTATGCAAAATTTTCTGGTAAAGATAATCATATTCAATTGTTCTTCATCATCTGTAAAGGGGATagcttaagaaaaaaaaaaatgttttggtcTAGGTTGaattagatattatatatattgtagcTATGATGACTTGGTCAGCTCATATTTCAATTTAAGTTTCTATGGATTATTGGTGCACACTTGCATTATTTAATGAATGTTGGTAAAGCGATTATCTATATGTCCTAACTACCCCCTTCAGTAGTTTCGCAAACAATTCTATATCTTTTCTCACTAATATTCTCACTGTTCtttctcaccaaaaataaaataaaataaacataaaaatccaATCAATTTACGAGCTACTTTTTCCAGGCCAAATGAAACACGAAAGAATTACTAGGGATATTTTCCTTTATCATGCTATTAGCTTTTCTAATTAAATGTTGTGCTTGCAATTAGCTGATTAGTTTCTTCGCGTATATTTGCAGGAAAATTTAATtgcattaattataattattataaaaaaccaCCAGGTTTAAGGTCGGTTTTACAATACTCATGTCTGTCTTTCTATATATGTAcctaattatcattattattattttgatttagatAAATGATTATTTCCTTGTACTCATTTATATATAGAGCATCCCTAGGTTCATGTCTATGTCAGTTAATGAAAGAAATCATTGATCTCTTCATTTAAAGGCAGCTCTCTCAAAAGGATTTAAGATCGATTAATTATTCACAATTTCAATGTTCCACAAAACGCTGATTTTTTCGACAAATCTATATACGTATATGACTTAATTAAATGcgcttaaaaaaaatcaatatacgtATATGACTTGATTAAATgcgcttaaaaaaaaaatcaaatagctctcaaaataaataaactgctGCAAAACCAGAAACCAATGTGGAATGCTCTCAAAATCATCAAATCGAAGTGTAaatcaagccaacctaataatAAGATTTACTGATCGATTGTGGAGCGGAagagagaaaatatatttttcaggaatttgaaaattttatctgaaaacaataaaatggcAGTAGCTTCTATATCATATGGTTAGTACGAAATTTGATAAGAGGCTGTAGAAGTCACATGTTAATTTTCTAGATAAATCAAGTTATTATGAAGAACATAACTAAGcagcaaaaatatatttatacatatgtatatatatatatatatatacatatttcaaCTTATTAGCGGTGAACAACATATAGTGGTTGCCTTtcacatataatattttagCTTGTCGTCTATCTAATTCGTTTATGATTATCCACTAACTAATTGTTGTCAGAGAAAGGCCATTGAACTGTTCCAAACCAAAGGGATACGGTATCTATCTTTAGAGAATATATTTCTTAATGGTGCactcaattatattatatgtctccaaatttcatattcaaaccTACGGAATATTTGAAAATTCCGATCTGAAGGATATTGTAGGCATTATTCGAAAACTAAAGTGCTTTAAGGAATGAAATACATACAATTTTCTCCTAAAATAAGCATTAGAAGGATATTTACTTCTACCATGTGGAGTACTGGTTTTCAATGGATGAAATGCGATCGACCACTGTTTTCATCGGCAGTACACTTGGATAAGCATTCATTTCAAGTGGAGAGAATAAATAAAGTCGGATTGCCATTAACATGAATATTTTAGTTCACTGTCCTTGAACGAAAACCATGCATACTGATCACGAaaatgttcatatatatatatatatatatatatgtatatgtataactATAGAGGGCAGCTAACGACCTTTTGTTACGTTAT comes from Ziziphus jujuba cultivar Dongzao chromosome 6, ASM3175591v1 and encodes:
- the LOC107430498 gene encoding uncharacterized protein LOC107430498; the encoded protein is MDCLVLPVSVLRKRYMGSRLGYRALREDGFGGGVENPVTVVVGKEKREFLVDPFVLEENPFRILIQAMDNKKKKKKKKKKEMIKCVGNGGGKKKVVFVDVDAILFEHMLWLMYNDCSSLFQLNLMEIIDFYAQDN